From a region of the Nitrospinota bacterium genome:
- the carA gene encoding glutamine-hydrolyzing carbamoyl-phosphate synthase small subunit translates to MEQKKAKLVLADGTVFEGRSFGARGEAVGEVVFNTSMTGYQEIMTDPSYKGQIVTMTYPLIGNYGANEEDHESIMPQVEGFVVKENSLYPSNWRSKKTLDEYLKENNIVGIEGIDTRSLTRHIRDVGAQEGIVSSEDLDSKSLLRKAKKSPGLIGRDLVKEVTCKKGYQWSQGEWSLKKGYKEFSPLEDNKERFNVVAYDLGIKYNILRKLVEAGCNVTVVPADTEAEKVLELNPDGILLSNGPGDPEGVPYVAQNVKKLLEKKPIFGICLGHQILGLAFLGKTFKLKFGHRGGNQPVMDLSTEKVEITSQNHGFAVDSESLPDDIRITHINLNDRTVEGLMHQELPIFSVQYHPEASPGPHDASYLFKRFMESMRKSKK, encoded by the coding sequence ATAGAGCAGAAAAAGGCTAAGCTTGTTTTGGCTGACGGTACTGTGTTCGAAGGAAGGAGTTTTGGGGCCAGGGGCGAGGCTGTTGGAGAAGTCGTCTTCAATACAAGCATGACGGGCTATCAGGAAATCATGACAGACCCATCCTATAAGGGACAGATCGTTACCATGACCTATCCCTTGATAGGAAACTATGGAGCAAACGAGGAGGACCATGAGTCAATCATGCCCCAGGTTGAGGGGTTTGTTGTTAAAGAGAACAGCCTCTATCCGAGTAATTGGCGCTCCAAAAAGACATTGGATGAATATCTTAAAGAAAATAATATTGTGGGTATCGAAGGTATCGACACAAGGAGCTTAACAAGACATATAAGGGATGTAGGAGCCCAAGAGGGTATTGTCTCTTCAGAAGACCTTGACAGCAAGAGCCTTCTTAGAAAAGCCAAAAAGTCTCCTGGGCTTATTGGAAGGGATCTGGTCAAAGAGGTTACATGCAAAAAGGGATATCAATGGAGCCAAGGGGAATGGTCTCTAAAAAAGGGCTATAAAGAATTCTCTCCTTTAGAAGATAACAAGGAGAGATTTAATGTGGTCGCCTATGACCTGGGAATCAAATACAATATATTGAGGAAACTGGTTGAGGCTGGATGTAATGTTACCGTCGTTCCGGCAGACACAGAGGCAGAGAAGGTATTAGAACTCAATCCGGATGGCATACTCCTCTCCAATGGCCCAGGAGATCCTGAAGGCGTTCCGTATGTAGCGCAAAATGTAAAAAAGCTTTTAGAGAAAAAACCGATTTTTGGTATCTGCCTTGGACATCAGATTCTGGGATTGGCTTTTTTGGGGAAAACCTTTAAGTTAAAATTTGGACACAGGGGTGGCAATCAACCTGTGATGGACTTAAGCACTGAAAAGGTAGAGATTACCTCGCAAAATCATGGATTTGCTGTAGATTCAGAAAGCCTGCCAGACGATATTAGAATAACCCATATCAATCTAAACGACAGAACCGTTGAGGGGCTCATGCATCAAGAGCTACCCATATTTTCTGTTCAGTACCATCCAGAAGCCTCGCCCGGTCCTCATGATGCCTCCTATCTATTCAAGCGTTTTATGGAGAGCATGAGGAAGAGCAAGAAATAA
- a CDS encoding HEAT repeat domain-containing protein, which produces MGEVLEKQDIAYAKNIIDLFLKARDSQEIHNGKKEVSSRIIDEIYQEFSRILTLKEKLNFGIKGNRIEYDSEPVYASIEKKDNLALFFFNDGIREISFKKGLTKEETKKFVKIVSTDFDSERKEDDVVTILWEKNFQHIGYVVDEAYMTRDEQKDIEKLVDRLGRAKKVFRMYAENNPVHSKIINDLYEILSDFLNIKDVLRLHIEQNKIFFKSKEVYTNPERQSNLALFFFRDGIRQLSFKKGLTLKELRDFLKIISFDFDVDKEENDLVTLMWEKEFQHITYYVDENFLSEGDDFEEKAVSELKKTYIEQEEKDFKIQKKPIKEEDGEEVLGIEISPLTDKDYQYIALEVEKSSRDKTERLMNTALGLFHATEDASEYKDIENAIKNTINYTIETSKFNIVIRFLERLREDYLKKEEKYSFSPHLSNIVYHLSSEKVIDLIGQMFDREVQVDEETKEKFISLLDKRAIIPLAKKLADLKSITATETFLHALTVLGKQDIDALAEGLNNENWFVVKNIISILREIGDKDALGRLKECIGHSDKRIRREAIKILAKLSGNEALETIKKALEDEDPFIRSLAIKSLEEIDSQESKRIILEKIQEKDFPHKSYSDKKGYFQILSKTKDPEIKNLLLKIFKKRSLFKGAMHNDTKAVIAYYFGNTQFKEALPYLNKLKNSRHKLLRTNVNIAIRKIKNG; this is translated from the coding sequence ATGGGAGAAGTCTTAGAAAAACAAGACATTGCCTATGCAAAGAATATCATCGATCTTTTCCTTAAAGCCAGAGATTCTCAAGAGATTCATAACGGAAAAAAAGAGGTCTCTTCAAGAATAATCGATGAAATTTATCAGGAATTTTCTCGAATTTTGACCCTAAAGGAAAAATTGAATTTTGGAATCAAAGGGAACAGGATAGAATATGATTCTGAACCGGTCTATGCCAGCATAGAGAAAAAGGACAACCTCGCCCTCTTCTTTTTTAATGACGGAATCAGGGAGATTAGCTTTAAAAAGGGGCTCACCAAGGAAGAAACAAAGAAGTTTGTTAAGATCGTCTCTACAGACTTTGACTCAGAAAGAAAAGAAGATGATGTCGTTACCATTCTTTGGGAGAAGAACTTTCAGCATATTGGCTATGTTGTTGATGAAGCCTATATGACGAGAGATGAGCAAAAGGATATAGAGAAGCTTGTTGATAGGCTTGGCAGGGCTAAAAAGGTCTTTAGGATGTATGCTGAAAACAATCCCGTCCATTCAAAAATCATTAATGACCTTTATGAAATCCTTTCTGATTTTTTAAACATAAAGGATGTATTGAGACTCCATATTGAACAAAACAAAATATTTTTCAAGTCTAAAGAAGTCTATACAAATCCAGAGCGGCAAAGTAACCTCGCCCTCTTCTTTTTTAGGGATGGAATCAGACAGCTTTCCTTTAAAAAGGGACTCACTCTAAAAGAATTAAGAGATTTTCTTAAAATTATCTCTTTTGATTTTGATGTAGATAAGGAAGAGAATGACCTGGTTACATTGATGTGGGAGAAGGAATTTCAACATATTACCTATTATGTTGATGAAAACTTTCTTTCTGAAGGAGATGATTTTGAAGAAAAGGCTGTATCGGAACTTAAAAAAACCTATATAGAACAGGAGGAGAAGGATTTTAAAATTCAAAAAAAACCAATTAAAGAAGAGGATGGAGAAGAAGTTCTTGGCATAGAGATTTCTCCGCTCACAGATAAAGATTACCAATACATTGCTTTGGAGGTTGAGAAGAGCTCTAGGGATAAAACAGAGAGGCTTATGAATACTGCCCTGGGACTTTTTCATGCCACAGAGGACGCCTCTGAATATAAAGATATAGAAAATGCCATAAAAAATACTATAAACTACACCATTGAGACGAGCAAATTTAATATAGTAATTAGGTTTTTAGAAAGATTAAGGGAAGACTATCTTAAAAAGGAAGAAAAATATAGTTTTTCACCTCATTTATCGAATATTGTTTATCATTTAAGTTCAGAAAAAGTCATTGATCTGATTGGACAAATGTTTGATAGGGAAGTTCAGGTCGATGAAGAGACAAAAGAAAAATTTATTTCCCTTCTTGATAAAAGGGCCATTATTCCCTTAGCAAAAAAGCTGGCCGATTTAAAGAGTATCACAGCTACAGAGACCTTTCTTCATGCTTTAACCGTGCTTGGCAAACAGGATATCGATGCCCTTGCAGAGGGTCTTAACAATGAGAACTGGTTTGTTGTAAAGAATATTATCTCGATCTTAAGAGAGATTGGGGATAAAGATGCCTTAGGACGTCTCAAGGAGTGTATAGGGCACAGCGATAAGAGGATAAGAAGGGAAGCGATTAAAATCCTGGCAAAACTCAGCGGAAATGAGGCTTTAGAGACGATTAAGAAGGCCTTGGAGGATGAAGACCCTTTTATACGCTCCCTTGCTATCAAATCTTTAGAAGAGATAGATTCTCAAGAATCAAAGAGAATTATCCTAGAAAAGATTCAAGAGAAAGATTTTCCTCATAAGAGTTATAGCGATAAAAAAGGATATTTTCAGATTCTGTCAAAGACAAAAGACCCCGAAATAAAAAATCTTCTTTTAAAAATTTTTAAAAAGAGAAGCCTTTTCAAAGGTGCAATGCATAATGATACAAAGGCGGTTATTGCATATTATTTTGGGAATACACAATTTAAAGAGGCCCTTCCTTATCTTAATAAATTAAAAAATTCAAGACACAAACTTCTCAGGACCAATGTCAATATAGCAATCAGGAAGATAAAAAATGGTTGA
- the pyrR gene encoding bifunctional pyr operon transcriptional regulator/uracil phosphoribosyltransferase PyrR, protein MRGEDMAEVMNEKEINRALTRISHEILERNKGCKNLVLIGIRTRGVYLAERIRSKIKQIEGEDIPAGIIDVTLYRDDLHREIPQHIVRKTEIPFSLKDKRVILVDDVLYTGRSIRAALNALIDFGRPSGIQLAVLIDRGHRELPIRADYVGKNLPTSRRESVKVMLKDKDGDEKVIIEEQIQE, encoded by the coding sequence ATAAGAGGGGAAGATATGGCTGAAGTAATGAATGAAAAAGAGATCAATAGAGCCTTAACGAGGATATCTCATGAGATATTAGAACGGAACAAAGGGTGTAAAAACCTCGTGTTGATAGGGATTAGAACAAGAGGGGTCTATCTGGCTGAGAGAATAAGGTCAAAGATTAAACAGATTGAAGGAGAGGATATTCCCGCAGGAATTATTGACGTTACATTATACAGAGACGATTTACACAGAGAGATTCCCCAGCATATTGTTAGAAAGACAGAGATTCCTTTTTCATTGAAAGATAAAAGAGTGATTCTCGTCGATGACGTTCTCTATACGGGAAGAAGCATAAGGGCTGCACTCAATGCCTTAATAGACTTTGGAAGGCCAAGCGGTATTCAACTTGCTGTTTTAATAGATAGGGGCCACAGGGAGCTTCCTATTAGGGCAGATTATGTAGGGAAAAATCTACCCACCTCTAGAAGAGAGTCTGTTAAGGTAATGTTAAAAGATAAGGATGGTGATGAGAAAGTTATTATAGAGGAGCAGATTCAAGAATGA
- a CDS encoding dihydroorotase, with product MMLLIKKGRVLDPASKTDDTMDILIKDGKINSIEKNLSAKEEIEVIDAKGKLVVPGLIDVHTHLREPGYEYKETIKTGTEAAAAGGFTSIACMPNTMPVNDNKSVTDFIIAQARNGGTVNVYPVGAATKGQKGEELAEIGELKEAGVVAVSDDGRPVMNSEVMRRILEYTKMFNLPVISHCEDLFLSAEGVMNEGYFSTLLGLKGIPEAAEEVMVARDIALAGLTKGKLHIAHISTKGSLRYIKEAKERGIDVTCEVTPHHFTLTEDYLKEYDTNYKMNPPLRTEENREALLHGLRDGTIDIIASDHAPHEITSKEVEFDHASFGIIGLETTLPLTLRLVHEKVISLKEAIARLTINPSRLLNLNKGSLGIGKDADITIIDLEKEERIDIKKFRSKSKNSPFDGWRLKGVVEKTIVGGRIVFDRAEKG from the coding sequence ATGATGCTATTGATTAAAAAAGGAAGGGTTTTAGATCCTGCAAGCAAAACAGATGATACGATGGATATTTTAATAAAGGATGGCAAAATAAATTCCATAGAAAAAAACCTCTCAGCTAAAGAGGAAATAGAGGTGATTGATGCCAAGGGAAAGTTGGTGGTTCCAGGTCTTATTGATGTCCATACCCACCTTAGAGAGCCTGGATATGAATATAAGGAAACGATTAAGACAGGCACAGAAGCGGCGGCTGCCGGAGGATTTACCTCGATAGCATGTATGCCCAATACCATGCCAGTAAACGATAATAAATCGGTGACAGATTTTATCATCGCTCAAGCAAGAAACGGAGGGACTGTCAACGTATATCCTGTGGGAGCAGCAACAAAGGGACAGAAGGGCGAGGAGCTTGCTGAGATAGGAGAATTGAAGGAAGCAGGCGTTGTGGCGGTATCCGACGATGGAAGGCCTGTGATGAATAGCGAAGTAATGAGAAGGATCTTAGAATATACAAAGATGTTTAACCTTCCTGTTATATCCCATTGCGAGGATCTTTTTCTTTCCGCTGAGGGGGTAATGAATGAAGGCTATTTTTCAACCTTATTAGGTCTGAAGGGCATTCCGGAAGCTGCAGAAGAGGTTATGGTGGCGAGGGACATAGCCTTAGCAGGGCTAACCAAGGGAAAACTCCACATCGCCCATATAAGCACAAAAGGTTCATTGAGATATATAAAAGAGGCCAAAGAGCGAGGCATTGATGTTACTTGTGAGGTAACCCCCCACCACTTTACATTAACAGAGGATTATCTAAAGGAGTATGATACAAATTACAAAATGAACCCTCCTCTGAGGACAGAGGAAAACAGAGAAGCATTACTGCATGGACTCAGGGACGGGACAATAGATATCATTGCTAGCGATCATGCCCCACATGAGATTACATCAAAAGAGGTAGAATTTGACCACGCTTCTTTTGGGATTATCGGCTTGGAGACCACACTGCCCCTGACACTTAGGCTGGTCCATGAAAAGGTTATTTCCCTAAAAGAGGCAATAGCTAGGCTTACCATCAACCCTTCCAGGCTTCTTAATCTGAACAAGGGGAGCTTAGGAATCGGGAAAGATGCTGATATTACTATCATAGACCTAGAAAAAGAGGAACGCATCGATATTAAAAAATTTAGATCAAAGAGTAAGAACTCCCCTTTTGATGGCTGGAGATTAAAGGGGGTTGTGGAAAAAACAATCGTAGGAGGGAGGATCGTATTTGATAGAGCAGAAAAAGGCTAA
- a CDS encoding aspartate carbamoyltransferase catalytic subunit, translated as MKRKHLLGIQGLDKKEILFILDTAESFREISKREIKKVPTLRGKTLINFFYEPSTRTRTSFEIAGKRLSADVINISASGSSLFKGETLKDMAKNLEAMNPDILVIRHPCPGTPLFLANIMDCSIINAGDGACEHPTQALLDLFTIREKRGRLEGLKVAIIGDISHSRVARSNFHAMLKLGMKVSVAAPSTMIPPYLERFGVKVFNFMEEAIKDVDVIMMLRIQLERQTNNLFPSIREYSRFFCLNPERLKMAKEDVLIMHPGPLNRGVEIDPEVADGPYSIILNQVSNGVVVRMAILYLLSGRSDDDAID; from the coding sequence ATGAAAAGAAAACACCTTCTTGGAATTCAAGGGCTAGATAAAAAAGAGATTCTATTTATCCTAGATACAGCAGAATCTTTCAGGGAAATATCCAAAAGAGAGATTAAAAAGGTTCCGACACTTCGCGGAAAGACATTGATCAACTTTTTCTACGAGCCGAGCACAAGGACAAGAACCTCTTTTGAGATAGCCGGAAAACGTTTAAGCGCAGACGTAATTAATATCTCTGCATCTGGGAGCAGCTTGTTTAAAGGAGAGACCCTAAAGGATATGGCGAAAAACTTAGAGGCCATGAATCCTGACATTTTGGTTATCAGACACCCTTGCCCAGGCACACCCCTTTTTTTGGCAAACATTATGGATTGCTCCATTATTAATGCAGGGGATGGCGCCTGCGAACACCCAACCCAAGCGCTTTTAGACCTCTTTACAATTAGAGAAAAAAGGGGGAGGCTTGAGGGGCTTAAGGTGGCTATTATCGGAGATATTTCCCATAGCAGGGTAGCGCGGTCAAATTTCCATGCAATGTTAAAGCTGGGAATGAAGGTGTCGGTTGCAGCTCCCTCAACGATGATTCCTCCATATCTCGAGAGATTTGGGGTTAAGGTATTTAATTTTATGGAAGAAGCCATCAAAGACGTGGATGTCATTATGATGTTAAGGATACAGCTTGAAAGACAGACAAACAATCTCTTCCCGTCTATCAGGGAGTATTCTAGATTTTTTTGCCTCAACCCTGAGAGATTAAAAATGGCTAAAGAGGATGTTCTGATTATGCATCCCGGGCCTCTAAACAGAGGAGTAGAGATAGATCCAGAGGTGGCGGATGGACCTTATTCTATTATACTCAATCAGGTGTCAAATGGAGTGGTGGTTAGAATGGCTATATTATATTTACTGTCCGGAAGGAGTGATGATGATGCTATTGATTAA
- the carB gene encoding carbamoyl-phosphate synthase large subunit yields the protein MPKRKDIKSILLIGSGPIVIGQACEFDYSGTQACKALREEGYRVVLANSNPATIMTDPEMAHSTYIEPLIPDVIEKIIDKERPDALLPTMGGQTGLNLAVALAEGGVLERYKVELIGAKLDAIKKAEDRDLFKRAMDKIGLDLPKSGYAHSKKEAWEIIKEIGFPAIIRPSFTLGGTGGNVAYNGEEYEEHIEWGLSASPRHEILIEQSVLGWKEYELEVMRDLKDNVVIVCSIENLDPMGIHTGDSITVAPAQTLTDKEYQMMRDAAIEIIREIEVETGGSNIQFAVNPEDGRLVVIEMNPRVSRSSALASKATGFPIAKFAAKLAIGYTLDEIPNDITKETPASFEPTIDYCVVKFPRFAFEKFPEADQTLTTQMKSVGEAMSIGRTFKEALQKAIRSLEIDSYGLDRRELEEKGEERRKQIIEKLKTPNWERVWYIAEAIREGFLLDEIFELTKIDRWFLFNIKEIVELEETLKKDFKIASREESSFKLLKKAKEYGFSDKKLAELLSTEEGTIRDLRRERGIKAVFKRVDTCGAEFEAYTPYLYSTYERDCEAMPSNLKKIAILGSGPNRIGQGIEFDYCCVHGAYALKEDGFETIMVNCNPETVSTDYDTSDRLYFEPLTFEDVMNIIEVESPDGVIVQFGGQTPLKLAVPLQRAGVKIIGTSPDSIDRAEDRERFKELLLKLDLKQPKNGIAISTDGAIPVARQIGFPIIVRPSYVLGGRAMEIVYDEIELEKYMRFAVKASFDHPVLIDKFLEDAIEIDVDAISDGTRVVIGGIMEHIEEAGIHSGDSACSLPSYSISEGLLSEILRQTKLLALELNVVGLINIQYAIRNGDIYILEVNPRASRTIPFVSKAIGVPLAKLAARVMTGKTLEELGFIEEKRPKHFSVKEAILPFIKFPGVDTILGPEMKSTGEVMGIGSSFGKAFAKSQLSANGSIPTDGTAFLSVKDKDKPQAVRLAKELFSIGFKIIATRGTAAAINQSGIPAEPVLKVKEGRPHIVDKIKNGEVNLVINTPIGKSSLRDSYSIRRTALVCNIPYCTTIPGAFAATHGIKALKEGKLSVSSLQEYHQAKDLLSKA from the coding sequence TTGCCAAAGAGAAAAGATATAAAAAGCATACTGCTCATTGGCTCAGGACCGATTGTGATTGGCCAGGCGTGTGAGTTCGATTATTCTGGAACACAGGCCTGCAAAGCCTTAAGAGAAGAAGGGTACAGGGTTGTATTGGCAAACAGCAACCCTGCAACCATTATGACAGACCCAGAGATGGCCCACTCTACCTATATCGAACCGCTTATACCTGATGTTATTGAGAAGATTATTGATAAAGAAAGACCCGATGCCCTGCTTCCAACAATGGGGGGACAGACAGGCCTCAATCTTGCTGTAGCCCTTGCAGAGGGAGGAGTTTTAGAGAGGTACAAAGTAGAGCTAATCGGGGCCAAGCTGGATGCCATCAAAAAGGCTGAGGATAGGGATCTGTTTAAAAGGGCCATGGATAAAATAGGACTTGACCTGCCAAAGAGCGGATATGCCCATTCAAAAAAAGAGGCATGGGAAATAATAAAAGAGATAGGCTTCCCTGCTATTATCAGGCCTTCTTTTACATTGGGGGGGACAGGAGGAAATGTGGCCTATAATGGGGAAGAGTATGAGGAGCATATAGAATGGGGGCTTAGTGCCAGCCCGAGGCACGAGATACTCATTGAACAGTCTGTTTTGGGATGGAAAGAGTATGAGCTTGAGGTGATGCGGGATCTTAAAGACAATGTGGTGATTGTCTGTTCCATTGAAAATCTTGACCCTATGGGAATACATACGGGGGATAGTATTACAGTGGCGCCAGCCCAGACACTTACGGATAAAGAGTATCAGATGATGCGTGATGCGGCAATCGAGATCATTCGAGAGATAGAAGTAGAAACAGGGGGTTCGAATATCCAGTTTGCCGTAAATCCAGAGGACGGAAGGCTGGTGGTGATTGAGATGAATCCGAGGGTATCAAGGAGTTCAGCCCTCGCATCAAAGGCTACAGGCTTTCCTATTGCGAAGTTTGCTGCCAAGCTGGCAATCGGCTATACCTTAGATGAGATACCGAATGATATAACAAAAGAAACACCCGCTTCCTTTGAACCCACCATTGATTATTGCGTGGTAAAGTTTCCAAGGTTTGCCTTTGAAAAGTTTCCTGAGGCCGATCAGACCCTGACAACCCAGATGAAATCTGTAGGAGAAGCGATGTCGATTGGCCGGACCTTTAAAGAGGCCCTGCAAAAAGCGATTCGGTCCCTAGAAATAGATAGCTATGGGTTGGATAGAAGGGAACTGGAAGAAAAGGGAGAGGAGAGGCGAAAGCAGATCATCGAAAAGCTAAAGACCCCTAACTGGGAGAGGGTATGGTACATAGCTGAGGCAATAAGAGAAGGGTTTTTATTGGATGAGATCTTTGAGCTGACAAAGATTGATAGATGGTTTTTATTTAATATCAAAGAGATCGTTGAACTAGAGGAGACCTTGAAAAAAGACTTTAAAATCGCCTCTAGGGAAGAGAGTTCTTTTAAGCTTTTAAAGAAAGCCAAAGAATATGGTTTTTCCGATAAAAAGCTGGCAGAACTTCTTTCTACTGAAGAGGGGACAATAAGAGACTTAAGGAGGGAGAGGGGGATAAAAGCGGTATTCAAAAGGGTGGATACCTGTGGCGCAGAATTTGAGGCCTATACGCCCTACCTCTATTCCACGTATGAGAGAGACTGTGAGGCCATGCCTAGCAATTTAAAAAAGATAGCTATCCTGGGGAGCGGTCCTAACAGGATAGGACAGGGAATAGAGTTTGATTACTGCTGTGTTCACGGAGCCTATGCCCTTAAAGAGGATGGATTTGAGACCATAATGGTTAACTGCAATCCAGAGACGGTGAGCACTGACTACGATACCTCAGACAGGCTCTATTTCGAACCCCTTACCTTTGAAGATGTCATGAATATCATCGAGGTAGAAAGCCCTGATGGAGTAATTGTGCAGTTTGGCGGTCAAACCCCCCTAAAACTGGCTGTTCCGCTTCAAAGAGCGGGTGTTAAGATTATAGGAACCTCTCCTGACAGCATTGACAGGGCTGAAGACAGAGAGAGGTTTAAAGAGCTTCTTTTAAAGCTCGATTTAAAACAGCCAAAAAATGGGATAGCCATTTCTACTGATGGTGCCATTCCTGTGGCCAGGCAGATTGGATTTCCAATTATTGTCAGGCCTTCCTATGTCTTGGGCGGAAGGGCGATGGAGATCGTATATGACGAGATAGAGTTAGAGAAATATATGAGGTTTGCTGTGAAGGCTTCTTTTGACCATCCTGTTCTTATCGATAAGTTCTTAGAGGATGCTATTGAAATAGACGTCGATGCAATCTCTGATGGAACAAGGGTCGTTATCGGAGGCATCATGGAACATATTGAAGAGGCCGGGATCCATTCTGGAGACAGCGCCTGTTCCCTGCCTTCTTATTCCATATCCGAAGGGCTTCTAAGTGAGATATTGAGACAGACAAAACTCCTTGCCTTAGAGCTAAATGTTGTTGGTCTCATCAATATTCAATATGCAATAAGGAATGGGGACATCTATATCCTTGAGGTAAACCCAAGGGCATCAAGAACCATACCCTTTGTCAGCAAGGCTATTGGTGTGCCTTTAGCCAAGCTAGCAGCAAGGGTCATGACCGGAAAGACCTTAGAGGAACTCGGTTTTATCGAGGAGAAAAGGCCCAAGCACTTTTCTGTAAAAGAGGCTATCCTTCCCTTTATAAAATTTCCTGGGGTTGATACGATTTTGGGTCCTGAGATGAAATCTACTGGAGAGGTTATGGGCATCGGTTCCTCTTTTGGCAAGGCTTTTGCTAAATCCCAGCTGAGCGCAAACGGCTCTATCCCAACAGATGGAACAGCATTCCTAAGCGTTAAAGATAAAGACAAGCCCCAAGCTGTTAGGCTAGCCAAGGAACTCTTTTCCATAGGCTTTAAGATTATCGCCACAAGGGGGACAGCAGCGGCCATCAATCAATCAGGCATTCCTGCAGAACCTGTCCTAAAGGTGAAAGAGGGACGACCTCATATTGTGGATAAGATAAAAAATGGTGAGGTAAACCTTGTTATCAATACCCCTATTGGAAAGAGCTCACTCAGGGATTCCTATTCAATAAGGAGAACAGCGCTGGTTTGCAATATCCCCTATTGCACCACCATCCCAGGAGCATTTGCAGCAACCCATGGCATTAAGGCCCTAAAAGAGGGGAAGCTCAGTGTTTCTTCCCTGCAAGAGTATCATCAGGCAAAGGATTTGTTAAGCAAGGCATAA
- a CDS encoding HD domain-containing phosphohydrolase: MVDNPQIQEDRTPRSLINHLSILLRNLQIHDPNNTAVRDSIEKFMKLVTPVLNSEKELRIDLIGEYFYLNNSRVKFPLNLLQSFDFLISEFKKRRLGSIIFGEHTNLTDIQSLIMALLASSSSGDPLESMETILKDVDNIWIEEFHEAKETQVVDKKKGVTKAYYNVVSCAKSIAERIKTNEKIEFKKAKRAIEPILDLVIAEEPLLYGMTAIKDYDEYTYYHSVNVCIFCVTIGQKLGLSRKALRDLGIVGLFHDIGKTHIPVAILNKPGKLNEYEWKIMKKHPFEGFREIIKMRKVDQQLMRMAMASLEHHIKCDLSGYPSVKHISELNLYSKIVSIADQYDAMTSARVYSREPKSPNKTLTIMVENAGSDLDPVLLKVFLNIVGTFPIGSFVSLNTKEVGFVQESNKFLFERPKVLIIFDSKGQRIEKPFVKDLSRKDEQGRYLGAITRTLDPKEYNISYAEYILN, from the coding sequence ATGGTTGATAATCCACAAATACAGGAAGACAGAACGCCAAGAAGCCTCATTAATCATCTGTCCATTCTTCTTAGAAATCTACAGATACATGATCCCAACAACACGGCTGTTAGAGATTCAATCGAGAAATTCATGAAGCTTGTTACCCCTGTTCTCAACTCAGAAAAAGAGCTCAGAATCGACCTCATCGGAGAGTACTTCTATTTGAATAATTCAAGGGTAAAGTTTCCATTGAACCTTCTCCAGAGCTTTGATTTTCTCATAAGTGAGTTCAAAAAGAGAAGGCTTGGGAGCATTATCTTTGGTGAGCATACCAACCTAACAGACATCCAGAGTCTCATCATGGCGCTTCTTGCATCTTCTTCTTCGGGCGATCCTTTGGAATCCATGGAGACAATCCTTAAAGATGTTGACAACATCTGGATTGAGGAGTTCCATGAGGCGAAAGAGACGCAAGTCGTGGACAAAAAAAAGGGTGTTACGAAGGCATATTATAATGTTGTTTCATGTGCGAAGAGCATTGCTGAGCGGATCAAAACAAATGAAAAAATTGAGTTTAAAAAGGCAAAAAGAGCGATTGAACCGATTTTAGATTTGGTCATAGCTGAAGAACCCCTCCTCTATGGAATGACTGCAATAAAGGACTATGATGAGTATACCTATTACCATTCTGTTAATGTGTGCATCTTTTGTGTTACCATTGGCCAGAAGTTAGGTTTAAGCAGGAAGGCATTGAGAGATCTAGGTATCGTTGGCCTTTTTCACGATATCGGAAAGACCCACATCCCCGTTGCTATTCTCAATAAACCAGGCAAATTAAACGAGTACGAATGGAAAATCATGAAAAAGCATCCTTTTGAGGGCTTTAGAGAAATCATCAAAATGAGAAAAGTTGATCAACAGCTTATGAGAATGGCCATGGCTTCCCTAGAACACCATATCAAGTGTGACCTTTCGGGATATCCGAGTGTTAAGCATATATCTGAATTGAATCTTTATTCAAAGATTGTATCCATAGCGGATCAGTATGATGCAATGACATCAGCCCGGGTTTACTCCCGTGAGCCAAAGTCGCCAAACAAGACACTTACTATTATGGTAGAAAACGCTGGTTCTGATCTCGATCCCGTTTTGCTTAAGGTCTTTTTAAATATTGTCGGCACCTTTCCTATCGGCTCTTTTGTTAGTCTCAATACAAAAGAGGTGGGATTTGTACAGGAGTCCAATAAATTCCTTTTTGAAAGGCCAAAGGTTCTTATTATTTTTGACAGCAAAGGGCAAAGAATAGAGAAACCCTTTGTGAAAGACCTCTCTCGAAAGGATGAGCAAGGAAGGTATTTAGGCGCGATAACAAGGACCCTTGATCCGAAAGAGTATAATATAAGCTATGCTGAATATATATTAAACTAG